The Myotis daubentonii chromosome 9, mMyoDau2.1, whole genome shotgun sequence genome has a segment encoding these proteins:
- the CLCF1 gene encoding cardiotrophin-like cytokine factor 1 isoform X1, protein MYNIHAYTHTHTHTHTHTQTSKRSLGPGMLPSSIPPCLPSGVPLLPPSPRWGQTPEGLPAAISTRPGPPSCFLSTGDSWGMLACLCTVLWHLPAVPALNRTGDPGPGPSIQKTYDLTRYLEHQLRSLAGTYLNYLGPPFNEPDFNPPRLGAETLPRATVNLEVWRSLNDKLRLTQNYEAYSHLLCHLRGLNRQAAAAELRRSLAHFCTSLQGLLGSIAGVMAALGYPLPQPLPGTEPTWAPGPAHSDFLQKMDDFWLLKELQTWLWRSAKDFNRLKKKMQPPAAAVTLHLGTHGF, encoded by the exons ATGTATAACATAcatgcctacacacacacacacacacacacacacacacacacacaaacgagCAAACGCTCTCTGGGGCCAGGAatgctcccctcctccatcccccccTGCCTCCCATCTGGCGTtccactcctccctcccagcccaagGTGGGGACAGACACCTGAGGGGCTGCCAGCTGCTATCTCTACCAGGCCAGGCCCACCCTCATGCTTCTTGTCCACAGGGGACTCGTGGGGGATGCTAGCTTGCCTGTGCACCGTGCTCTGGCACCTCCCTGCAGTGCCAGCCCTCAATCGCACAGGGGACCCAGGGCCTGGTCCCTCCATCCAGAAAACCTATGACCTCACCCGCTACCTGGAGCACCAACTCCGCAGCTTGGCTGGGACCTAT CTGAACTACCTGGGCCCCCCTTTCAACGAGCCTGACTTCAACCCACCTCGGCTGGGGGCAGAGACTCTACCCAGGGCCACTGTCAACTTGGAAGTTTGGCGAAGCCTAAATGACAAACTGCGGCTGACCCAGAACTACGAGGCCTATAGCCACCTTCTGTGCCACTTGCGTGGCCTCAACCGCCAGGCTGCTGCAGCTGAGCTGCGCCGAAGCCTGGCCCACTTCTGTACCAGCctccagggcctgctgggcagcATTGCGGGTGTCATGGCAGCTCTGGGCTACCCgctgccccagcctctgcccgGGACTGAGcccacctgggcccctggccctgcccacagtgATTTCCTCCAAAAGATGGATGACTTCTGGCTGTTGAAGGAGCTGCAGACCTGGCTTTGGCGCTCAGCTAAGGACTTCAACCGGCTCAAGAAGAAGATGCAACCTCCAGCAGCTGCTGTCACCCTGCACCTGGGGACCCATGGCTTCTAA
- the CLCF1 gene encoding cardiotrophin-like cytokine factor 1 isoform X2 produces MLPAAEEPAAGDSWGMLACLCTVLWHLPAVPALNRTGDPGPGPSIQKTYDLTRYLEHQLRSLAGTYLNYLGPPFNEPDFNPPRLGAETLPRATVNLEVWRSLNDKLRLTQNYEAYSHLLCHLRGLNRQAAAAELRRSLAHFCTSLQGLLGSIAGVMAALGYPLPQPLPGTEPTWAPGPAHSDFLQKMDDFWLLKELQTWLWRSAKDFNRLKKKMQPPAAAVTLHLGTHGF; encoded by the exons GGGACTCGTGGGGGATGCTAGCTTGCCTGTGCACCGTGCTCTGGCACCTCCCTGCAGTGCCAGCCCTCAATCGCACAGGGGACCCAGGGCCTGGTCCCTCCATCCAGAAAACCTATGACCTCACCCGCTACCTGGAGCACCAACTCCGCAGCTTGGCTGGGACCTAT CTGAACTACCTGGGCCCCCCTTTCAACGAGCCTGACTTCAACCCACCTCGGCTGGGGGCAGAGACTCTACCCAGGGCCACTGTCAACTTGGAAGTTTGGCGAAGCCTAAATGACAAACTGCGGCTGACCCAGAACTACGAGGCCTATAGCCACCTTCTGTGCCACTTGCGTGGCCTCAACCGCCAGGCTGCTGCAGCTGAGCTGCGCCGAAGCCTGGCCCACTTCTGTACCAGCctccagggcctgctgggcagcATTGCGGGTGTCATGGCAGCTCTGGGCTACCCgctgccccagcctctgcccgGGACTGAGcccacctgggcccctggccctgcccacagtgATTTCCTCCAAAAGATGGATGACTTCTGGCTGTTGAAGGAGCTGCAGACCTGGCTTTGGCGCTCAGCTAAGGACTTCAACCGGCTCAAGAAGAAGATGCAACCTCCAGCAGCTGCTGTCACCCTGCACCTGGGGACCCATGGCTTCTAA
- the CLCF1 gene encoding cardiotrophin-like cytokine factor 1 isoform X3, whose protein sequence is MDLRAGDSWGMLACLCTVLWHLPAVPALNRTGDPGPGPSIQKTYDLTRYLEHQLRSLAGTYLNYLGPPFNEPDFNPPRLGAETLPRATVNLEVWRSLNDKLRLTQNYEAYSHLLCHLRGLNRQAAAAELRRSLAHFCTSLQGLLGSIAGVMAALGYPLPQPLPGTEPTWAPGPAHSDFLQKMDDFWLLKELQTWLWRSAKDFNRLKKKMQPPAAAVTLHLGTHGF, encoded by the exons GGGACTCGTGGGGGATGCTAGCTTGCCTGTGCACCGTGCTCTGGCACCTCCCTGCAGTGCCAGCCCTCAATCGCACAGGGGACCCAGGGCCTGGTCCCTCCATCCAGAAAACCTATGACCTCACCCGCTACCTGGAGCACCAACTCCGCAGCTTGGCTGGGACCTAT CTGAACTACCTGGGCCCCCCTTTCAACGAGCCTGACTTCAACCCACCTCGGCTGGGGGCAGAGACTCTACCCAGGGCCACTGTCAACTTGGAAGTTTGGCGAAGCCTAAATGACAAACTGCGGCTGACCCAGAACTACGAGGCCTATAGCCACCTTCTGTGCCACTTGCGTGGCCTCAACCGCCAGGCTGCTGCAGCTGAGCTGCGCCGAAGCCTGGCCCACTTCTGTACCAGCctccagggcctgctgggcagcATTGCGGGTGTCATGGCAGCTCTGGGCTACCCgctgccccagcctctgcccgGGACTGAGcccacctgggcccctggccctgcccacagtgATTTCCTCCAAAAGATGGATGACTTCTGGCTGTTGAAGGAGCTGCAGACCTGGCTTTGGCGCTCAGCTAAGGACTTCAACCGGCTCAAGAAGAAGATGCAACCTCCAGCAGCTGCTGTCACCCTGCACCTGGGGACCCATGGCTTCTAA